Part of the Musa acuminata AAA Group cultivar baxijiao chromosome BXJ2-7, Cavendish_Baxijiao_AAA, whole genome shotgun sequence genome is shown below.
CATCCGGTACAACAACGCTGCATAGGAAACAGGGGTAAAATCGTCATTTGGAGGATAAAGCGAGTGCAAAGGTTGGTGGTCGATCCCCTGTCTCGTACGGGCCACCGACATGGAACGATCGATTCCCATTGGTAGAACGAGCGGGTCCCGCACTTCCGACGAGCGGAGCCGCAACTTGGCGTCGTCTAAAGGACAAGTTAAATGACAAGAATACTCTCGACGGGCGCGAGAGGACCATTGAAGTGAGGGTATTATAGTAAATAGAGTCGACGCTTTTCGGGGGCATAACTGCCATTGTGTCGCCGCATCAAAGGGCAAATCCGTCCGCGAAAAAGGCGTGCCCGGGATCTGCGAGGGGCACCTGTCTCAGACAACCATCGAACAGAGAAACAACGCTGTACCATTGATTGCAGAAGCGGGCCCCACGCCTCGCAGAGAACAATGGCATCTCGCTTTCTGAAGTTTCCTGGTTGGTGTTCTTTCGACAGACCAGTGACGTCAATCGTGCGAAGTAGGAGAAAGATTCGATGACGAATGTACCCTTAGAACGGAAGCATAATCCTCGGACGATAGCAGTTGAGGTGAGGCTATTTTGGTAATTGAGCGACCGGTTCGATCTCTCCCAAACGTGGCGTCGTCGTCCGAAATCTTTTGGACAGCGATATGTATGGTTTTTGtttcccttctttcccttctttccGTGGCGGAATAACAAACCCCTAATAGCTCTAAGAATCGAGACAAAGGAACCCTAATAACCCCTTATTGTAGATCCCACGGAGGGAGCTCGATTCCCTCCCCGCCATTAATGGGTAGTCGTGTACAGACCGGAAGGCTCCGTCCGGATGCCCCCACCCCTCCGTTGCCACGCATCACTGGATGACGCCTAGTGATTCGAGTTCGCTCGGCGCTGGCCGATGGTAGGACTCGAAACCTAAGGAAAATGGCAGATGGAGGAGCCCTTTCCGCTTGTTCCGGAGCTGCTGTTAGTTGCGGGCAAGCTCGGAAGGTCTCGTGTTCGAGCTGAACCGGAGCTTGGTGGATGAGCTTGGAGAATTTCTCGGCTGATAGTTTGGTTTTCTGATGCTGGGTTGGCGCCCAAGAATCGAGAACAAAAACAAAGGTTGCAGCTTGACTTCGAATCGGTGAAAAAGGAGTGTCTCTTCTGATCGATGTAGAGAATGCCAAAGGAGGAGGCTTGGTACTGTTTAAGCTCCCGAATCTTCCCCGTCCGCTGACTTGGGGAAGAGACCTAAGGCGAGGGGGGGAAGGAAGAAGGGGGACGAAGGCGACCAGAGATCGATAAAGAAATCGGTGGGCCAAACGGATGAGATTTAGGGAATATAATACCGAGGTAATCCAGAAAGTAAAGCTTTATTTTAATTGCTGCATATCTCGTGAAAATCCAGGAATTCGATTCAGTTGTTGCTTCGAGAAAGGGGCTTGTCTCGAATCATCGCCTCCGTTGCATTGCAGTCCACCAAAGAGTTCTCTTCCTGCTCTGCTTCGCTGTTAACCTCGCCGGGTATTCTTTGTTTATTGATGTCACAACTGATGAGCTGCCTCTGTTTTGTCCTTAATCCCCAACCAATTCCTTTAAAGATTGGAAGAGGTAGGTGCATTCTTTTCTTGGTTCTGTTAGGTTGTTTTCCCATCTCTTCTCTTCATCTCCCCTTTTTGGTTTCTGTGAGCTACTCTTCCCTCCAATGATGTTTGTAGTTGGAGGAATTAGAGCATGGTGAAGAAGTCGCTGGGCTGCCTTATTTTCACTCTccatcaaaaaggaaagaaaagggtATAAAAAGCTGTGGTTTCTACCTCTTCGTACGAACTGGCggcagaaaaagaagaagaaagggggAGGCGAGGCTGGGTGTTGGTTCCTGGTGGTATGGGTCTGAAGACGGGGGCGGGTGGTGAAAAGAGGTGGTGGTGGAACCGAAATGTGATCATGGTGCTCTGGGTGATGCTTTCGGTAGGCTTTTGCATAGGTTTGCATTGCCATATGAGGACAGAAAGCATGAGGAAGGCAGAGGAGACATTGACGAGCATGTGTGAGGAGAGGGCAAGAATGCTGCAGGAGCAGTTTGCTGTAAGTGTCAACCACGTGCATGCTCTAGCGATCCTTGTGTCGACCTTTCACTACCAGAAAAGCCCACCCGCCCTTGATCAGGTCAGAGTAATTGCACTATGTCTTGGTATACGGTTTATCGATCTCATGGTTGATACTGTAGTCTGTTGTTATTGCTGATATTTCTTGGATTGGTTGGGTAAGGTGCCAAGGAATATATTTATTATGTTAGTGATGATTAGTATCTCAACCATCAGATATCTTATATTAGTTTTTCTTCGTtttttgttcttgaaaattagtaaacattttctttttatttttttgtgactTAAAGCTTCTATCATCCATTTTTAAGTTGTTTTCCCCGTTGTTGCTCAGATACAGATGTTTACAAATTGCACTATTTGATTTTATTGATatggttctttaatttttgtcaaTCTTATTTCAGGTTCTTGGTGTTCCTATCTTTTATTTTCTTGAGCATGTTCTCTTCTTTTGTATCTTTTCCTTCATTACTTTATCTTTTACATTAAACAATCTGTTTTGTATCATTTCAAATCGTGCTATAGGGTTTCGGATTGTGTGCTGATTAGAATTTGCTTTCAGGAGACTTTTGCAGATTACACAGCAAGTACAGCTTTTGAGAGGCCATTGTTGAATGGTGTGGCTTATGCACAACGGGTTGTCCATGCTGAAAGACAACTGTTTGAGAATCAGCAGGGCTGGATGATCAAGACTATGAAACGGGATCCATCTCCTGTACAAGATGAGTATGCCCCTGTGATTTACTCTCAGGAGACTGTCTCCTACATTGAAGCCCTTGATATGATGTCCGGAGAGGTTGTGCACTGCAATCAAATCTGTCTAGTTTCTTGTTTAATTTCTTCACTATTGTTCCTTGCAGCGATGAATATTTTTCTGCTAACTGTAGGAAGATCGTGAAAATATCTTAAGGGCTAGAGCAACCGGAAAAGCTGTTCTTACAAGGCCCTTCAGACTTTTGGAGTCTAACCATCTGGGTGTGGTTCTAACATTTCCTGTATATTTGTTAGATCTTCCTGATGATGCTACAGCTGAAGAGCGTGTGAGAGCAACTGCAGGGTGAGATAACCTACTTCTGTCTATATCACTTCAGGGTTGTTAATTGCTCATTTGTAGATGATCATCACTAAACTAGATTATGAACACATGTGACTGGATCATTCAAACCTGGACAATTTGTTGGTAAGTTTGTTAAATGAGAATATGATATACTGGCATAGACGATTTTGAGTTGGGCTGTATGACAATATGTATCTCTGCTGGAAGAGCCTTACCATCTTTCATGGTTTTTGATTTTGTCTGTGCAAACTATTGTTTGAATTTCATAGCGACACAGTAAGGTACATGTTCACTGATACTGTAATTATTTACCATACTCAAAACTATTATTGTACTTTGTCACACTCTTGAGGTTAACTTCATAGGAAATGCAGTTCACCAGTATATATAGAAGTTATTATAACTGTGGGTTGATGACCTCCTAAAATTTTTCAGTCATTTAATTGGCCAAACTTCGAAACCAATGCTAGCAGTGAATAATTGCAgcaggctatatatatatatatatatataccctccaagtacatatatcatgaatgtatgtCATGTCCATATTTGTTTTGGTGGAATTTACATAATGCAGTAACGCCTAAACTCGGTATGAAGAGCTAGAAAGCTAACATGTTAATACATTAGTGACCTTGTGGATGGTGTAATTTTTGCTACAATTTCTATTTAAGAATACCCATAAATTATATATGCATACTAGGTTATCAAAGAGATATGGGCTTCTAGTTGTAAGCCTTTTAAAAAGAATTTACTGAGAGCCTCTTATGGTTTTGGCTTCCCTAACATTCTAATAAGAGGAAAGAACTGACAAACCAAAATTCATAGTTTGCTTTTTGCTGGtttctttattatatattttctatattgGGATATTCTTTATCTCTTTGATCATCTTTCTTTATCAAGTTTGATAACCTTTGGAGAACAGGTACCTTGGAGGAGCTTTTGATGTTGAGTCTCTCGTGGAAAATCTATTACGCCAGCTTGCTGGCAATCAGGAAATCATGGTCAATGTATATGATGTCACAAATGCATCTGAACCATTAATAATGTATGGAACCAATCCTCCTGATGATCACATGTTACTTTCACATGTCAGTATGCTTGACTTTGGAGATCCATTCAGGAAACACCAAATGAAGTGCAGGTAATGCTGTCTTCATGTTTAGTGGTGGATCACCATCTTGAGATATTCTAATTTTAGATCTTACTTAGGTAAGACTAATATCTTGAGGTTCCCTTGGCAGATACCGTGAGAAGCCTCCAGTTTCACTATCATCAATTACTACGCCATCTGGTATTTTTGTGATCTGTATGCTGGTAGGTTACATAGGTTATGCTGCTTGGAGTCACTATGATAATGTTAAAGAAGATTTTCGTAAAATGGAAGAGCTAAAGAAGCAAGCAGAAGCTGCAGATGTTGCTAAATCTCAGGTTATATTTTTTACATTCTTTGTGAATTTCAAGGTCTACATTTAGTTTATCTAAACAACAGTTGTTGTTCCCACAGTTTCTTGCTACTGTCTCTCATGAAATCAGAACACCTATGAATGGAGTCCTTGGTATTCTCTAGTCCCCGTTAAATTGTTAAAAGCTTAGAGTAAAGCCTTCACAATGTGAAAGCTGATCACTGCTTTTTTCATTTGTAGGAATGCTCGATATGCTTTTGGACACAAACCTGAATTTAACTCAGAAGGATTATGCACAAACTGCTCAAGTCTGTGGAAGGGCACTGATATCGTTGATTAATGAAGTACTTGACCGAGCAAAAATTGAAGCTGGCAAGTTAGAGATAGAGTCGGTTCCATTTGACCTGCGATCAATCCTAGATGATGTGATATCATTGTTTTCtgcaaaatcaagagaaaaaggaaTTGAGGTGAATAATAACCTCTTTTCTCATTGCAAAATATTGGACATATATTCTGTTTGATTATTGCTGTAATATGTGTGGCATCTTAATGGAATTTTGGTATGGATCTGAGCATTTGAATATATGTTAATCTCTTTTCTGCTTTATTCTGCTCAAAACATGCTACTgcaacatgattcattttaagtgGATTCTGCATTCTATATTTTGACCTTCCCAATATTTGTTATGTTGTATTGGCAAGTGCAGCTAGCTGTTTATGTTTCTGAGAGAGTTCCTAGTATTCTCATGGGTGATCCTGGGAGATTTCGGCAAATTATTACAAATCTTGTTGGGAACTCAGTCAAAGTGAGTACACTCTTTTTCTTGAGACACAAATTGTATTCTTTTCTCTGTTGTAGAATTTTCAGATGGTTGTACCAAGATGAATATTGTACTTATTGGACACTATAAAGTTCAGCATAATCATACAGTATGTTGAAGTCCTTAGACTGAGCTACAAATTAGTTTACGTTAATTGAAGTGTCCTTGATCTTCCATCTTTGATCTGTCACAGTTTACAGAGAGAGGTCATGTTTTTGTCCAAGTTCATTTGGTTGAGCATGTGAATATGGCGATGAATGCAACAGCCGAAACAGGTTTAAATGGACATGTCAATGAAGTGAACAAGAAATCAGCCACTACTGTGTTCAATACATTAAGCGGTCTAGAAGTTGCTGATTCTAGAAATTCATGTGAAAGTTTTAAGTTGTTGCTCTCTCATGGGGCATCTCTATCCTGCACATTTGGAGGTGGGTCAGTTCCTGAAAGTATTGCTGATAAAGTAACTCTAATGGTTAGTGTTGAAGATACAGGGATAGGCATCCCGGTTCATGCCCAAGATCGAGTTTTCACACCTTTTATGCAGGCTGACAGCTCAACTTCCAGGAATTATGGTGGAACCGGTATTGGCTTGAGCATCAGCAAATGTCTGGTTGAACTTATGGGTGGGAAAATAAACTTCATTAGTCAGCCTCATGTTGGAAGCACATTTATGTTCACTGCAGTCCTCCAGAAATGTGGAAAAAGTGCTGGTGTTGATACAAAGAGATCTCTTTCTGAAGTTCTGCCTACCTGTTTTAGAGGAATGAGAGTAACTCTAGTTGACAGGAGAGCAGTCAGAGCTGCCGTAACAAAATACCATCTACAAAGGTTGGGCATAATCATTGAAGATGTTAGTACTGGCAATGAAGTTCTATGTGCACTATCTGGACAAAAtgattgtttaaactctaggtgaGCCTTGTGTATGCCTATCTTTGTTTCTTATTGTGACAATTTTTGATAATTGGTATTCTTGAAGTTCTCAAACATTTTATGAAATGCTCTACGTGGAAATGGTTTTTGTGTTGCATCTAAATTGGACTTTAAAAAAGAAATTTGGTTAGAATTGTGTCCTGACAATGGTGATATACAAAACTATTAACTTGCATAGAGCCTTTCTGTTTTCTGGTATAAACACAAAAGTTCTTGTGTATCATGTATGCCCAACAGTTTGAGGGGCatgcatttatttatatatatgttgcttgttttcgttgaaaattttgaaattttaaaatttaaattatgaaaaaaataacatattattttatcatatcttattatgttattgtttttTCTGTATTTTACAACCATCAGATCCAGTTATTGATTAGCAGTAGCAAGTTGGCTTTTGGCAATGTGAatcaacatataatatatatatttggtaCTTTCATATTAAGATTCTGATGTTGATGAGATTAATAAGAATTTAAGTGTTGTTTCTATGCTTCCATTGATTTGTTTTCACCATTATTTATGCTATTGGAGTCTCACTATTATTTTTTGCTATTACTGCAGTCAACCTGGGAAACAACCATCCATATTGTTAATTGAGAAAGATTCATGGGATCCAAAGGTGGACGTTCATATTCAGAATCAACTCTTGGAATACAAAGAAGCTGGTCGCATACAAGTTGTGCCGAAAGTTGTTCTTCTATTGACCATTGAATCTGATAAAACAAGGGCTGGATCTCATGTTGATGCTATAATTGTGAAGCCTCTGCGGGCAAGCACCATAGCAACATGCTTTCAACAGATGCTGGGGATGGGaaaatgtcaaaataaagatacacTTAATGGTTCAACTTCCCTCCGTGGCTTGTTGGATGGGAAGAACATATTGGTGGTTGATGATAATAAGGTGAATCTTAGGGTTGCTGCTGCTGCACTGAAAAAGTATGGCGCAAAGGTTGTGTGTGTTGAAAGTGGCAAAAGTGCTCTTTCCTTGCTCCAACACCCACATAAGTTTGATGCTTGCTTCATGGATGTGCAGATGCCAGAGATGGATGGGTATGTATATTAGGCATAATTCAATTGATAAATTtgcattgttgcaaaagtttctaTTCTATTGATGAAATTGCATAGTTACATGTCTTTTAGTTTTCTTGTGCTTAATGTCATATTTTGTTGTGCAAAAATTCTATTTATGAAATTACATCGATCATAATTATCTTTAACCAGGTTATGACTCAAGTAGGAGGGGTCAGGTTTGAGGCGCCTGGAGCATGCTTTGGGTTCTGCACGTGCTCTTACCCCAGCCCAAGCCTGACCAGCTGTCCTCGAAACTTCACCCTCAGTGCTTGTCTTATGTACTAAGGATGAGTTTGCCTCTGTCATTGACCTAGAAAGCTTCGGATCCTGTCAGGAGCATCTTTTGTTGTCATTGGGGTTGGGAGAAGTCCAGTGGTGGCTAGGTCTTGGTTGAGAAGCATCCAATGATAGACTCAGCAATGCTAGTATCGGTGACCGGCTCACTACTGTAAGAATGGATAGCTAAGGCAAAATTCTAGATCTGGATCGGTTAGAGTTTGGACATTTGTTAGACTGTTGACCAAGACCCAACTTAACTTGGTCTGGTGGTGGGGTACTAGGTTCTCTTACCAAAGGTGGAAGGTTCAAAACCTCATCCAATATATTTTACACCTTAAACATTGGTCTGGTGGTGGTATACCAGGCTCTCTTACCAAAGATTGAGAGTTCAAGACCTCATTCGATATATTTTACACCTTAAACATTGGTCTGATGGTGGTGTACCAGACTATCTTACCAGAAGTTGAGGGTTCAAAACCTCAACTAATATTATTTACACTTTAAACATTGGTCTAGTGGTAGTGTACCAGATCCTCTTACCAAGGGTTGAGGATTTGAAACCTCATTGGATATATTTTTAAAGGTGTTAGCTAGTTTAGTTGGTAATGACCTTGATGGTTTATCGCAAGGTTCTTAGCTCAAATCTTGCCTTCACCACTTAccctttgccaaaaaaaaaaaaggacccaACTTAACCTACTTCTCAAACACCATAGCTTGTCTAAAActgaatttaattatttttggacAAATTCAATCCAACCTCTCCACCACCCATTCTTGATAAGACTACTATGATCATAAGCCAAAAAGATTCATACGTGATATCTGAGGTTCCCCTCAATCCTTTGTCATCTTCTTAAGTGTGGAATTTTATGCATTACACTCTTTTACATGTGAAAGAAAAGGAAATAAACAGATTCCTATATGATATCTGAGGTTCCCCTCAATCCTTTGCCTTCTTCACAGGTGTGGAATTTTATGCATTAGTCTCTTTTACAAGTGAAAGAAAAGGATATAAAAATGCTCTAGTGTGGTTTAAGAAGTTATAATTGACTGACCGATACATTACAAACTGTAGAACCTTTTGTTACCAATCTATATAGAATTTTACTGAGCACCTTCGCTTACCATTGCACTGCACAATCAGCAACCTTTACTCATCAGCAATTAGGTCACTTCTCTTTGTAATTAATTCGCATGAGTTGAACGGTTAAAGGTTTTAGTGGAAGTATAAAATTAGGAACACATAAGAGAGTGTGTGTATATTTAAGCTTTGGATTTGCTAGATAACATGCATCCATCTGTTATCACTCAAGAAAGATGGGAAATTCATTGTACAATTGTATGTTCTTAAATGTCAGATTTGAGGCAACACGCCAGATACGCCTAATGGAGAACAAGGCAAATGAAGAAGCTCCTCTGGAAGAAGGTTCGGTGAAGGCTAAATGGCGCTTACCT
Proteins encoded:
- the LOC135617031 gene encoding probable histidine kinase 4, yielding MGLKTGAGGEKRWWWNRNVIMVLWVMLSVGFCIGLHCHMRTESMRKAEETLTSMCEERARMLQEQFAVSVNHVHALAILVSTFHYQKSPPALDQETFADYTASTAFERPLLNGVAYAQRVVHAERQLFENQQGWMIKTMKRDPSPVQDEYAPVIYSQETVSYIEALDMMSGEEDRENILRARATGKAVLTRPFRLLESNHLGVVLTFPVYLLDLPDDATAEERVRATAGYLGGAFDVESLVENLLRQLAGNQEIMVNVYDVTNASEPLIMYGTNPPDDHMLLSHVSMLDFGDPFRKHQMKCRYREKPPVSLSSITTPSGIFVICMLVGYIGYAAWSHYDNVKEDFRKMEELKKQAEAADVAKSQFLATVSHEIRTPMNGVLGMLDMLLDTNLNLTQKDYAQTAQVCGRALISLINEVLDRAKIEAGKLEIESVPFDLRSILDDVISLFSAKSREKGIELAVYVSERVPSILMGDPGRFRQIITNLVGNSVKFTERGHVFVQVHLVEHVNMAMNATAETGLNGHVNEVNKKSATTVFNTLSGLEVADSRNSCESFKLLLSHGASLSCTFGGGSVPESIADKVTLMVSVEDTGIGIPVHAQDRVFTPFMQADSSTSRNYGGTGIGLSISKCLVELMGGKINFISQPHVGSTFMFTAVLQKCGKSAGVDTKRSLSEVLPTCFRGMRVTLVDRRAVRAAVTKYHLQRLGIIIEDVSTGNEVLCALSGQNDCLNSSQPGKQPSILLIEKDSWDPKVDVHIQNQLLEYKEAGRIQVVPKVVLLLTIESDKTRAGSHVDAIIVKPLRASTIATCFQQMLGMGKCQNKDTLNGSTSLRGLLDGKNILVVDDNKVNLRVAAAALKKYGAKVVCVESGKSALSLLQHPHKFDACFMDVQMPEMDGFEATRQIRLMENKANEEAPLEEGSVKAKWRLPILAMTADVIQATHEECVKCGMDGYVSKPFEEAQLYQAVARFVVSQPIPDS